Proteins from a single region of Bdellovibrio bacteriovorus:
- a CDS encoding Mrp/NBP35 family ATP-binding protein: MAAPNPFEKQTGIPGVKHIIAISSGKGGVGKSTVATNLAMALSKKSKVGLLDADIYGPSIPRMLGALGQKPHINAETNQLEPITRYGMKLMSIGFLIEENSAVVWRGPMLFKAMDQFLRDVNWGELDYLLVDLPPGTGDIQLTLAQKVPLAGAVVVSTPQNVALLDVKKAVDMFERVNVPLLGMVENMAYMINPANGEKMQLFPKGEIDSYAKSKNIPKLGEVPFNPSVGLSCEAGIPVVDANSAGAEAQSFMRMADRLRELCP, translated from the coding sequence ATGGCTGCCCCCAATCCTTTTGAAAAACAGACCGGCATTCCCGGAGTGAAACACATTATTGCGATCAGCTCCGGTAAGGGGGGGGTGGGAAAAAGCACGGTGGCGACCAATCTTGCCATGGCTTTAAGCAAAAAAAGCAAGGTCGGTTTATTAGATGCCGATATTTATGGCCCGAGCATCCCTCGAATGTTAGGCGCTTTAGGACAAAAACCTCACATTAACGCCGAGACGAACCAGCTTGAACCCATCACCCGTTATGGGATGAAGTTGATGTCGATTGGATTCTTGATCGAAGAAAATTCGGCCGTGGTTTGGCGTGGACCAATGCTTTTTAAAGCCATGGACCAATTCCTGCGCGACGTAAACTGGGGAGAGCTGGATTATCTTTTGGTAGACCTGCCACCTGGGACTGGTGACATCCAATTGACCCTCGCGCAAAAAGTTCCACTTGCTGGTGCCGTGGTGGTTTCAACTCCACAAAACGTAGCTTTGCTTGACGTCAAAAAAGCAGTCGACATGTTTGAGCGCGTGAACGTGCCTTTATTGGGTATGGTTGAAAATATGGCTTATATGATCAACCCCGCCAATGGCGAAAAAATGCAGCTATTTCCTAAGGGCGAAATCGATAGCTACGCCAAAAGCAAAAACATTCCAAAACTAGGTGAAGTTCCCTTCAACCCGTCTGTAGGACTTTCTTGCGAAGCGGGCATTCCCGTGGTTGATGCCAACTCTGCGGGGGCGGAAGCTCAAAGCTTTATGCGTATGGCAGATCGCTTGCGCGAACTTTGTCCTTAA
- a CDS encoding sensor histidine kinase translates to MENSSYLPEAQALQEVRQHDNYVKIDRAFGWLMIGQWVFGILAAVVISPYTWIGEAKQVHLHVWASVLLGGLICLFPFYLSRRQAGDFLTRHVMAVAQLLYSSLLIHLMGGRIEAHFHIFGSLAFLAYYRDAKVIYTASVVTVLDHLIRGYIYPLSVYGVLNASEWRWLEHTAWVIFEDVFLLIAIKNGLHEIKKSTMYEAALIKERERALNLSKIKTRFLSNMSHEIRTPLNSIVGYSDLLGQTPLNPEQQQYIGTIHRCTESLLGVVNDVLDISRIESGRLTVEKGAFDIRELQSTLQGIFAVQCEKKKIQLRVITEGDWPPMVTGDRHRLQQVLVNLLGNAVKFTQEGSVHLHLRRDGDCAIWSVSDTGIGIRPENQELVFGPFTQEDASTARKFGGSGLGLTISRALVEQMGGELKMQSTPGVGSVFEFSVKVIE, encoded by the coding sequence ATGGAAAATTCCAGCTATCTTCCTGAAGCTCAAGCCTTGCAAGAAGTTCGTCAGCACGATAACTACGTCAAGATCGATCGTGCTTTTGGTTGGCTGATGATCGGGCAGTGGGTGTTTGGAATTTTGGCGGCCGTGGTGATTTCGCCCTACACCTGGATTGGCGAGGCCAAACAGGTGCACCTTCACGTGTGGGCCTCCGTCCTGCTGGGGGGCTTGATTTGTCTTTTTCCATTTTATTTAAGTCGTCGTCAGGCGGGTGATTTTCTTACTCGTCATGTGATGGCGGTGGCGCAGCTTTTATATTCATCGTTATTGATTCACTTGATGGGCGGGCGGATCGAGGCCCATTTTCATATATTTGGATCATTGGCTTTTTTAGCCTACTATCGTGATGCCAAAGTGATCTACACGGCTTCGGTGGTCACTGTCTTAGATCATTTGATCCGGGGTTATATTTATCCTTTATCTGTGTACGGAGTTTTAAATGCTTCAGAGTGGCGGTGGCTAGAGCATACCGCGTGGGTGATTTTTGAAGATGTCTTTTTATTGATCGCAATTAAAAATGGCCTGCATGAAATTAAGAAAAGCACGATGTATGAAGCCGCTCTGATCAAAGAGCGCGAGCGAGCTTTGAATCTTTCAAAAATCAAAACTAGATTTTTATCTAATATGAGTCACGAAATTCGCACGCCATTAAACAGCATTGTGGGCTACAGTGATTTATTAGGGCAGACGCCGTTGAACCCGGAACAACAGCAGTATATCGGCACGATTCATCGTTGTACCGAATCGCTATTGGGGGTGGTGAATGATGTCTTAGATATCAGCCGAATTGAAAGCGGGCGTTTGACGGTGGAAAAAGGGGCTTTTGATATTCGTGAACTGCAATCCACTTTGCAGGGAATTTTTGCCGTTCAGTGCGAAAAAAAGAAAATCCAATTGCGCGTGATTACCGAGGGCGATTGGCCGCCGATGGTCACGGGAGATCGTCATCGCTTGCAGCAGGTCTTAGTGAATCTTTTAGGAAATGCGGTCAAATTCACGCAAGAGGGTTCGGTTCACTTGCACCTTCGTCGGGACGGCGATTGTGCGATTTGGTCGGTCAGTGACACGGGCATCGGCATTCGACCCGAGAATCAGGAATTAGTTTTTGGTCCTTTCACGCAAGAAGATGCCTCCACGGCTCGCAAATTTGGCGGCTCAGGCTTAGGCCTGACGATAAGTCGTGCGCTTGTAGAGCAAATGGGTGGTGAATTAAAAATGCAAAGCACCCCAGGGGTGGGATCTGTTTTTGAATTTTCCGTGAAAGTCATTGAGTAG
- a CDS encoding glutathione S-transferase family protein, with translation MKVYVFKSLPPFLWGYTRDIRAMWTLEECGIAYETVGLDCGPKGLQEETWFADVSPFKQVPAIDDNGYVLTESGAILLYLAEKSGKLIPSDLQGRAQVYRWLITSLNNIELFALPILFADLQGDNNPHLKALRPWYVEVLGQFLPTIDDMLKNQEFITGDVFTVADIIFVCVLRELRKNEVLSGYPQIEKYRKRCEERPAFIKVLENYEDRLGIARGSAW, from the coding sequence ATGAAAGTTTACGTTTTCAAATCACTGCCACCATTTCTTTGGGGATACACGCGTGACATCCGTGCGATGTGGACTTTAGAGGAATGCGGGATAGCTTATGAAACCGTAGGACTTGATTGTGGTCCGAAGGGATTGCAAGAAGAAACTTGGTTTGCCGACGTATCGCCCTTCAAACAAGTCCCGGCCATTGATGATAATGGGTACGTTCTCACTGAATCCGGCGCCATCCTGCTATACCTAGCAGAAAAATCCGGAAAGCTGATCCCTTCCGACCTTCAAGGACGGGCGCAAGTGTATCGTTGGTTGATCACATCCTTAAACAATATCGAACTTTTTGCGTTGCCGATTTTATTTGCGGATCTTCAAGGGGACAACAATCCTCACTTAAAAGCTTTACGCCCTTGGTACGTCGAAGTTTTAGGACAATTCTTACCGACCATCGACGACATGTTGAAAAATCAAGAATTTATTACCGGTGATGTGTTCACCGTCGCGGATATTATTTTTGTGTGCGTGCTTCGCGAACTACGGAAAAACGAAGTTCTAAGCGGTTATCCTCAGATTGAAAAATACCGAAAGCGCTGTGAGGAACGTCCGGCGTTTATCAAAGTTCTAGAAAATTACGAAGACCGGCTAGGCATCGCCCGCGGCAGTGCGTGGTAA
- a CDS encoding mechanosensitive ion channel domain-containing protein codes for MKNLAVLAFVLFSIISATTHAQWGAIIRTTTTPSNNGKAEVAAPGFPILEFPTPESDRKIMDQLQSLVKESGWFSTIHIRVKDGIVVLEGNIKSREHLNVFLETAQRLPMTVAVINKVRVQPPLADNIEPVIEQLRDFGQKAWQMLPVLLISIFVVVFFIFFGGYLSDGIRNIWKWRIPNPFLLALVTRLTMVPIWILVFYFALRIVGVSNLEATIIGATGFLTLLFALAFKGIGENYLAGILLASRSPFTKGDLIKVGDHQGYVQNLNMRGTTIIDFNGNLILIPNIMVIQSVVENRTANPSMRTSFFVNIGYHESISRVQELIINALKEVNGILSDPAPNVVVEELTPSAVRLRVMVWLDAKNSAEARVKSRAMMKTKDILLVNGITIPDEAREIIFADDLKVQLVQDAAQKSTQTDRKEQIRRAAAYNLEDAKKEENLPIEEPKEKLMDLAKQNPLPGNKDSSDLLEPSKPKEGSEEEKKN; via the coding sequence ATGAAGAATCTTGCAGTACTAGCCTTTGTTTTGTTTTCCATTATTTCCGCCACCACCCACGCGCAGTGGGGTGCGATCATTCGCACGACAACCACGCCTTCCAATAACGGAAAAGCCGAAGTCGCCGCGCCTGGTTTTCCGATTCTGGAGTTTCCCACCCCTGAAAGTGATCGCAAAATCATGGATCAGTTGCAAAGCCTGGTGAAAGAATCAGGATGGTTTTCAACTATTCATATCCGAGTCAAAGATGGCATCGTGGTGCTTGAAGGAAACATCAAAAGTCGCGAGCACTTGAATGTGTTTTTAGAAACCGCGCAACGCTTGCCGATGACGGTGGCGGTGATCAACAAGGTGCGGGTGCAGCCGCCGCTGGCGGACAACATTGAGCCCGTCATCGAACAGCTGCGTGATTTTGGTCAAAAAGCGTGGCAAATGCTACCGGTGCTTTTGATCAGTATCTTTGTGGTCGTCTTTTTTATTTTCTTTGGCGGGTATCTTTCTGACGGAATTAGAAATATTTGGAAGTGGCGAATTCCCAATCCTTTTTTGTTGGCTTTAGTTACGCGGCTGACCATGGTGCCGATCTGGATTCTGGTATTTTATTTTGCGTTAAGAATTGTAGGGGTTTCAAATCTTGAGGCCACAATTATCGGGGCGACGGGTTTTCTGACTCTGCTTTTCGCGTTGGCCTTTAAAGGGATCGGTGAAAATTATCTGGCTGGTATTTTACTAGCCAGTCGCAGTCCGTTTACAAAAGGGGATTTAATCAAGGTCGGGGATCATCAAGGGTACGTGCAAAACCTCAATATGCGTGGAACCACGATCATTGATTTTAACGGAAATCTGATTCTTATTCCCAATATTATGGTCATTCAGTCGGTCGTTGAAAATCGCACGGCGAACCCCAGCATGCGCACTTCGTTTTTTGTGAACATTGGTTATCATGAATCCATTTCGCGTGTTCAAGAGCTGATTATCAATGCCTTAAAAGAAGTGAATGGGATTTTGTCCGACCCCGCGCCGAACGTGGTGGTGGAGGAGTTGACTCCGTCCGCGGTGCGCTTAAGGGTCATGGTGTGGTTAGATGCCAAGAACAGCGCTGAAGCCAGAGTGAAATCGCGCGCGATGATGAAGACAAAAGATATCTTGTTAGTAAATGGCATCACGATACCCGATGAAGCCCGCGAAATTATTTTTGCCGACGACTTAAAAGTTCAATTGGTGCAAGATGCTGCCCAAAAATCCACGCAAACAGATCGCAAAGAGCAGATTCGCAGGGCGGCGGCTTACAATTTAGAAGACGCCAAGAAAGAAGAAAATTTGCCGATCGAAGAGCCTAAAGAAAAACTGATGGACTTAGCCAAACAAAATCCGTTGCCGGGAAATAAAGATTCATCTGATTTATTAGAACCCTCTAAGCCGAAAGAGGGTTCTGAGGAAGAGAAAAAAAATTAA
- a CDS encoding VOC family protein, with amino-acid sequence MAFNIRNFATIRICVSNVQNSRDWYKSFFGIEPIEDLENFASFRIGNTLFDISLADQKSPLSTGGSVGYWLVDNLENAIAKAKSLDGQVYRGPLRVDEVKRTIVQIKDPYGNVFGLEADL; translated from the coding sequence ATGGCATTTAATATCAGAAATTTCGCAACCATCCGTATTTGTGTATCAAACGTTCAAAACAGTCGAGACTGGTACAAATCTTTTTTTGGTATTGAACCTATCGAGGATTTAGAAAACTTCGCCTCTTTCAGAATTGGAAATACTCTTTTTGATATCTCTCTCGCAGATCAAAAGTCACCTCTGTCCACGGGAGGATCGGTGGGTTACTGGTTGGTCGACAATCTGGAGAACGCTATTGCCAAAGCTAAGAGTCTAGATGGTCAAGTGTATCGTGGACCTCTTAGAGTGGACGAAGTTAAAAGAACCATCGTGCAAATAAAAGATCCTTACGGTAACGTTTTTGGTTTGGAAGCAGATTTATAA